Proteins encoded within one genomic window of Candidatus Zixiibacteriota bacterium:
- a CDS encoding ABC transporter ATP-binding protein — MLDKIKWFYRYYRRYRYVLAVLLILTPVQVAFQVSIPRLIGWSIDYFDKDTVPDDVVAVWLADIGASFGLGVAATLALTVVLFGGVSCLLYAFVQSHRAWMNLRLEWLFRQDAFDRTTDKGPNFFNKFRTGDLVTRMTDDVAEKLSWFACSGIFRLYEALLLVTFTLIMMATIDTRLMLWSVGPLPVLIVIFFISATVLDKRYEHLQKRISHFNDVMEACFSGIRVVKAYVREKAQKASFDEAVYDRRDAEIATVKAQTVVESMYFYIWQLGIVIVLVAGGYMAINADLSTGKLGAFVYYTVYLIFPMFDIGQFLVKSRQSAISINRLVELEEVHPMVVEGDSEGPNGSGGSGSPEDSNSPVQGGLVFDRVEFNFPGSPRKIIDTISFEIAPGQTIALVGRVGSGKTWLVNMVPRLVDPTGGTIKLDGRDLKEFQLEDLRRNIGYVPQEPALFSDTVRNNITFGRKEVDQALLDWAIEVAQLKDEIATFPDGLETAIGTRGMSISGGQKQRLALARALVGKPRILILDDCTSALDSSTETALWDRLHEVMPGMTALLITHRPDTLQKADQVIVLGEGKIVEQGKHDQLVKSDGEYARIYRRYQLAEEIGA; from the coding sequence TGTCGATCCCACGCCTGATAGGATGGAGTATCGACTACTTCGATAAAGATACCGTTCCGGACGACGTCGTTGCCGTCTGGCTGGCGGATATCGGTGCTTCATTCGGTCTCGGGGTGGCGGCGACGCTCGCTCTGACCGTTGTGCTGTTTGGCGGGGTATCGTGCCTGCTTTATGCGTTCGTTCAGAGTCATCGCGCCTGGATGAACCTGCGGCTGGAATGGCTCTTCCGACAGGATGCTTTTGACCGTACCACCGACAAAGGCCCGAACTTTTTCAATAAATTTCGGACCGGCGATCTGGTTACGCGCATGACCGATGATGTTGCCGAGAAGCTATCATGGTTTGCCTGTTCCGGGATATTCCGGCTTTACGAGGCGTTGTTGTTGGTGACTTTCACGTTGATCATGATGGCCACGATCGATACCCGTTTAATGCTCTGGTCGGTCGGACCGCTGCCGGTGCTGATTGTCATTTTCTTTATCAGCGCCACCGTGCTCGACAAACGGTACGAGCATTTGCAGAAGCGGATATCACACTTCAACGACGTCATGGAAGCCTGCTTTTCCGGTATCCGAGTGGTTAAAGCCTACGTGCGTGAGAAAGCCCAGAAGGCTTCTTTCGACGAGGCCGTCTACGACCGTCGCGATGCCGAGATCGCAACCGTCAAGGCACAGACCGTGGTCGAGTCGATGTATTTCTACATCTGGCAACTCGGCATCGTGATCGTGCTGGTCGCCGGCGGTTACATGGCTATCAATGCCGATCTCTCGACCGGAAAACTTGGTGCGTTCGTGTATTACACGGTTTACCTGATCTTTCCGATGTTCGACATCGGCCAGTTCCTGGTCAAGTCGCGTCAGTCGGCGATCTCGATCAACCGTCTGGTTGAACTCGAAGAAGTTCACCCGATGGTCGTCGAGGGAGACTCGGAAGGTCCCAATGGTTCCGGCGGATCTGGTAGTCCCGAAGATTCCAATTCCCCGGTCCAGGGCGGACTGGTGTTCGACCGTGTCGAGTTCAACTTCCCGGGATCACCGAGGAAGATTATCGATACCATCTCTTTCGAGATCGCACCCGGGCAGACGATTGCTCTGGTCGGACGAGTCGGCAGCGGCAAAACCTGGCTGGTCAACATGGTGCCGCGTCTGGTCGATCCGACCGGTGGTACGATTAAGCTCGACGGCCGTGACCTGAAGGAATTCCAGCTCGAAGACCTGCGTCGTAACATCGGTTATGTCCCGCAGGAACCGGCCTTGTTCTCGGATACGGTCCGGAACAATATCACCTTCGGGCGTAAGGAAGTCGATCAGGCGCTTCTGGACTGGGCTATCGAAGTGGCCCAGCTCAAGGACGAAATCGCGACTTTCCCGGATGGTCTCGAGACCGCTATCGGCACTCGCGGTATGTCCATTTCGGGCGGCCAGAAACAGCGGCTCGCACTGGCTCGGGCGCTGGTCGGGAAACCGCGCATCCTGATCCTCGATGACTGCACTTCGGCGCTCGATTCGAGCACCGAAACCGCTCTCTGGGATCGCCTGCACGAAGTGATGCCGGGAATGACCGCATTGTTGATCACCCATCGGCCCGACACTCTTCAGAAAGCCGACCAGGTGATCGTGCTCGGCGAAGGGAAGATCGTCGAGCAGGGAAAACATGACCAGTTGGTGAAGTCCGACGGCGAATATGCCCGTATCTATCGGCGCTATCAACTGGCGGAAGAAATAGGGGCCTAG